The Thermoproteota archaeon DNA window ATGTCGTCGGCTCTCCCGAGGAGGAGTTCCAGAGCAGGAACCACAGGCGAGTTTACGAGATAATAGCCAGGAGGAATCTAGCCACCCTAGCACCGGATGCCCTCATCAGGAGGGTGAATGTGGAGGTCTCAGTGGAGGAATACAGGTTCAAGGCAAGTGGCGCTGCCCTACTAGAGGAGGGATGGCTCAGGGTCTACCCCTACGCTAAGAGGGATTACTCGATGCCCCCAGTGGACAATGGAGAGGAAGTTAAGTGCATTGACGTAAAGATAGAGGAGAAGGAGACCCAGCCACCCAAGAGGTACACACCGGTCTCGATAATTAAAGAGATGGAGAAGTTGGGATTGGGAACAAAGAACACCAGGGTTCAGATACTGGATATACTCAAGGAGAGGGGATACATAGAGGGGAAAAGTTTCAAGCCCACGCCGCTGGGAGAGGCGGTCGCGGAAGTGCTTGAGGAGTACGTTCCAGATCTCACAAGCCCGGAGCTCACTGCTAAGCTTGAAGAAGCCATGGCGAAGATTGAGAGAGGGGAGTTAGACCACAGCTCCTTCCTCAGCGATGCGTTACTGAAACTAGAGCAGATAATGAGGGACTTCAAGAGTAAGGAAGGGCTCATCTCAGAGAAGCTGGCCAAGGCTGTTCAGGCATACAGGTTAACCCAGAACGTCGTCGGGAAATGCCCGAAGTGCGGAAGGGATCTCCTCCTCAAGAAGAGCAAGTACGGCTACTTCGTCATATGCTCCGGCTATCCTGACGACTGCGATGTGAAGTTCAACCTCTTACCTGGGGAGCGCATATTGAGGGAGGAGTGCAAGTGCGGTCTCCCGCTGGTGGAAGGGAAGATCAGAACTAAGAGTAAGAAGACCCTCAAGTACATCAGGTGCTTGGGTAATTGCGAGGAGAGCCCGGTGAGGTGCGCCAAATGCGGCGGAGTGATGGTTCCGAAGAAGGGAAAGTTTGGGGTGTACCTGCAGTGCAGGGAGTGCGGATCCGTGAACTTCTTCAGAGTAAGAAAGCGCTGATAGCCGATCTGGATGGGACCTTGGTCGACCTCCGCATAGATTGGGATTCCCTCAGGGAGAGGGTAAGGCGGGCGATGGGATGGGATCATCCCCTCAGGCCTTTGGGGAGGAGCATACCGCTAGCTGCAAGGAACGAGGAGGAGGTCAAACGAGCATTCGAGATAGTAGAGGAGGAGGAATTGAAAGCAGCATCGAGGGCTCGACCGGACGAGGAACTGAGAGAATTCTTCGTTTCCTTAAGGAGGAAGGGCCTCCAAATAGGACTTGTAACAATGCAGGCTAGCAGATCGGCCGTTTTAGTCCTGAGGAATATGGATCTAGCCGATCTGTTCGACGTAATCGTCACTAGAGAGTACTCTCTAGACAGGAGAGGACAGTTAGTTTACGCTCTGAAAAAATTGGGTGTTAGGGGTGGAGATTGCGTATTTCTAGGGGACATGGAGTGGGATGTAAGGTCCGGGAAGGAGGTCGGGTGCCTCACCATATGCGTTGGAGGGGAGATAGAAGGTGCGGATCTCTATGTGCGGGACCTCAAGGAAATATTCAAGTATTGACCAAGAGCTCGGGTTTCTCCTTTTCCAGCCTTTCAAGGAGTTTCTTCGCCCTTTCGGTGGCGTAAACCCTCATCCCGCCGCCGCTGTAAGTGACCCTCACTAGGCCCTCGCTCTCCAAGTATTTGATGACCTTGACACGGTACTCCCTCTTAGCAATCAGCTTGCTGGCCGTCATGCCCTTGTCGCCGCGCTTTACCAGCTCCTTTAGGATCCGAACATGGGACTTCAGTAATACCACCTGACCACCTCCTCATTCACTCTAGTACCGGTATTCTTAATAAATGTTTACCGACTTTAGGCTAAATCCATGCTGTATAAGGATGTAATAACAATAGTAAAGCCACAAATTTTACCAACATTCTCTGGAGAGTATAATTAGGGATCCTTACGACTTCGATGAACGACTTATTTGAACATAATGTGAACATTAAGTAACCTTACCAATGAGATGGAAACTAGGCTCCTTCCACATTTCTCAAGTATTCTCTTATGTAGGATGACAGAGATCTTACCAGTCTCTTCATTTCTCTCGCCTTTCTTCGTCTCTCTTCCATTTCTCTCTGGAGGGAGGCTAGTTGTTTCTCTAACTTTTGTATACCATCTGACGAAGAAATGGCAACCAGAACCCTCTCCAGAGTTATGCGGTCCAGCCTCTCTAGAAAGTATTCTATCTGCTGAACCAAGTGTTTACCGACTGAATCGCCGGAGTCTCCCAGTCTCTTCAGCCTATGCTTGAACGAGATCAAATTCTGCCTCTCCTGACCTAGAGGGTCGTAGATTATCTCGACCCTTATCATCCTACCCATTCTGGAGACTCGGGTGAACTCCTCAAGTCCCAAGTCGCTTATCACCCTATATATAGTTTCCGCTGGATTCCCTATCCCCCTTGGCCTCATCCTCATCCACCTCTATCTCGGCCACGATGGGGCCTCTGTACCCACAGTCCAGACAGATATATTCCTCCGGCAGTAGCCAGCCAGAGAAGGGGGAGAGCTTCCTTATATTAGTGCTCCCACAAACGGGACACACAGTTATCTTGATCGTCTTCTTTGACCTACCCACTTCCATCACACTTTCCCATTTCCTCCGTGATGTCGGTTCCATATATGCCGTGCTCCCTAATTAAAAATTGGTGATGTCATGCAGAGGAGGAAGGGGGTTACCGGCACGCTGGAGCAGGCTCTCCTCATAGCCGTGACCTTAGCATTCTTCTTGGGTATAGTTGTCACTCCAATGGCGAATGCAGCCAAGTTCGTCTGGGAAATGCCTCAGAACGCTTGGGAAAACTGGAACAACTTCGTTGATTGGTTGGATGATCTCATAAGCAACGTGTTCAGTCTCGATAGTGGTGGAAGCGGCGGCCAGAACGGCTGACCGAACCCTCTTTCTTTCATTCACATAGTAGGCTGAGGGTAACTTTTTCATTGGCGCTGTCCCATTTGAGCGATTCCGGTGGAGAAGGTGGTGATATTTGGAGGCGGAGGCCAACCTCGTCAGTAAGCTCAGGCGGATAGAGAGGAAGTGGCAGGCCAAGTGGGAGGAAGCTAGAATATTCGAGGCGGATCCAGACAGCAGAGAGAAATTCTACCTCACTGTGGCTTATCCCTATCCCAACAGCCCGCAGCACGTGGGTCACGGGAGGACCTATGGACTTACAGATGCGTATGCCCGTTTCAAGAGGATGCAGGGCTACAATGTGCTCTTCCCCATGGCCTTTCATTACACCGGAACTCCGATCCTCGCTATGGCAAAGAGGCTCAGAGAGGGTGACAAGGAGCTTATACGCATATTCACAGAGATATTCCACATACCCAAGGAGAAGCTTAAGGAGCTGGAGGACCCGCTCAAGATGGCTCGCTACTTTCACGAGGAAATTAAGTCGGGAATGAAGCTCATGGGGTACTCTATAGACTGGAGGAGGGAGTTCACCACCATAGACCCGCCCTACAACAACTTCATAACGTGGCAGTTCCACAAGCTCCACGAGAAAGGCCTCCTCACCAAGGGTAGACATCCTGTCGGTTGGTGCCCGAGGTGCAATAATGCGGTAGGTCAACACGACACAATAGGTGATGTAGAACCGGAGATCGCTGAGACTACTCTGATAAAGTTCGAGGATGAATTCATCATCCCGGTCGTTACCTTCAGACCAGAAACCATCCTTGGCGTCACCAATATCTGGATAAATCCGGAGGTGAAGTACAAGATCATAGAGGTGAGCGGGGAGAAGTGGGTGGTCTCCGAGGAGGCTCTGATAAAGCTCAAGTTCCAGAAGTTCCCCGTGAAGAAGGAGATTGGTGAAATCTGGGGCAGAGATCTGCTGGGGAAGAAAGTGAGAAACCCCATGACCCGAGAGGAGATCGTGATACTCCCAGCCAAGTTCGTTGATCCAGATTACGGGACCGGTATTGTGATGTCCGTCCCCGGGCATGCTCCTTACGACTATCTCGCCCTCATGGACCTCAAGAGGAATCCGGATGCTCTCAGGAAGTACGAGCTCTCTCCAGGGGTGCTCGATGGCCTCGAGCCGGTATCCATAATTGAGGTGGAGGGATTCGGCGAGTTCCCGGCCAAAGATGCCGTGGAATCCCTCGGGGTCAGGGACCAGAATGATGAGAGGGCTGAGGAGGCCACCGAGCTCGTCTACTCCAAGGAGTATCACTCCGGAAGGATGAAACCAAATACTGGGAAGTACGCGGGCTTGCCAGTGAGTGAGGCGAAGGAAAGGGTCAAGGAGGATCTGATAGCTGAGGGGAAGGCTTACATGTTCTACGAGATAGCCAACGCCCCTGTGTACTGCAGGTGCGGGGCCAAGATAGTCGTGAACATAGTTGAGGACCAGTGGTTCATCGACTACTCTAATCCCGAGTGGAAGAGGTTGGCCCATGAGGCCCTCAACAGCATGAGGATAGTTCCTAGGGAGGTCAGGAGGGAGTTTGAGGAGGCAATAGATTGGATGAGAGAGAAGGCCTGTGCTAGAAAGAGTGGCCTCGGGACCAAGCTTCCGTTCGATCCGGATTGGATGATAGAGAGTCTCAGCGATTCCACTATTTACATGGCCTACTACACGATAAGTAAGTTCATAAATGAGGGACTGGTTACCGCAGAGCACCTTGACGATGAGGCCTTCGACTACATATTCCTCGGGAAGGGAGATCCGGAGGACATCGCCCGCAGGAAGGGGCTCGATGAAGAGGTCCTCAAGAGGCTCAGGCAGGAGTTCACCTACTGGTACCCGCTCGACTCCAGGCACAGTGGTAGGGATCTCATATGGAACCATCTCACCTTCTTCATTTTCAATCATGTAGCCATATTCCCCAGAGAGCTCTGGCCCAGGCAGATAGTCGTGAACGGCTCGGTCACCATGGAAGGAAAGAAGATGTCCAAATCCTTGGGCAATATAATCCCGATAAGGGAGGCAGTGGAGATATTCGGTGCTGACCCCATCAGGCTGTCCGTTCTCGGTTCTGCCGAGCTTCTGTCAGATGCAGACTTCTCCCCTCAGGTAGCAGCCAGCACCCTCAGGAGGTTGTTTAGAATACACGAGATAGCCACGCAGTTCTCGGGAGCGGAGGAGAGAAAGGAACCGGAGGACTTCTGGGACAAGTGGATACTCAGCAGGACGAGAACCCACATAATAGCCACGACCGAGTCCATGGAGGAGTGCAGGAGCAGGGAGGCGATACAGCACTCACTCTACCTGATCCTCAACGAGATGGAGGAGTATTTAGATGCTAAGGAGAGGCCTAACGAGGGCATCATCAAGGCGATCCTCAAGATATGGGCCAGACTGCTCGCCCCCTTCGCGCCCCACATGGCCGAGGAGATCTGGGAGATAGTTGGCGGGGAAGGTTTCGTGTCCCTCGCTAGGTGGCCCGATCCCGAGGAGATGCCCCAGTACCCAGAGGCGGAGCTCTCATACGAGGTCGTGTCCAATGTTCTCGAGGATGTGAGGAGCATCCTCGCTTCAGGGGTGAAGGGAAGCAAGCTTTACCTCTACTTAGCGTCAGACTGGAAGTACGACCTCTTTAGGAGGATCGACGAGTTGAAGAGGGTGCATGGACTCGATCCGCGCAGGATAATACCTGAAGTGATGAAGGAGGAGAGGTTCAAGATCAAGAGCAAACAAGCGATTGACCTGATCAGGCAGTTCACCTCAGGCGGATGGCCGTGGCTGCCCAGCAAGGAAGCCGAGCTCGGAGCCCTCAAGGATGCTAAGTCCTTCTTGGAGAAGAAGCTGGGCTTGGAGATGGTGTTCGAGGACGAGGATTCACCGTCCTACGATCCTAAAAAGAGGGCCGGGAGGGCCGCCCCCGGGAAACCGGCCATCTACATAGAGTGATGGAAATCCTTCCATCTCACATTTTATTCGCTATATAGTCGAGGAGATCGACTACTCTAGCCGAATAGCCCCACTCATTGTCGTACCATCCGAACACCTTGATGAAGTTGCCATCCACAACCTGGGTCAGCTCGGGATCGAAGATGACGCTGTGCTCATCGCCCACCAAGTCTACCGATACTACGGGATCGTGGGCTATTCCTATGTACCTTGACAAGGGGCCGCTGGCGGCCTTCTCAAAGGCCCTGTTCACCTCATGGATGTTGGTCTCCCTCTCGACCTCTGCGGAGAAATCGACTATGGACACATCCGGGGTGGGTACCCTTAGGGCTATCGCGGCCAGCCTCCCCCTCAGCTCAGGGAATATCAGCTCTATGGCCTTCGCCGCGCCGGTGGATGTGGGTATTATGGACATGGCAGCAGCCCTAGCCCTCCTAAGGTCCCTGTGGGGCGCGTCCAGTATCCTCTGATCGTTGGTGTAGGCGTGAACCGTGGTCATCAATCCTCTTCTTATTCTGAAGCTCTCATGCAGCACCTTGACCAACATGGCGAAGGCGTTGGTAGTGCAGGAGGCGTTGCTTATCACGTGATGCTTGTCCAGATCCAGACCGCCCTCGTTGACACCCATAACAACTGTATAGTCTGCAGGTTCGCCCTTGGCCGGCGCTGTAATCACTACCTTCTTGACGCTGCCCCTCAGATGCTTTGCAGCATCGCTCCTAGACCTGAAGAGTCCTGTGGCCTCAACCACCACATCAATATCCAGCTCTTCCCACGGGATCTTCGCCGGATCCCTGACGCTGAACACCCTGATCTCCTTGCCATCCACGATTATGCTGGATCCCTCGGCCACTACGGTCCCGGGATACCTGCCGAAGACGGAGTCGTATTTCAGCAAGTGAGATAGCGTCTTGGGGTCCGCTATGTCGTTCACCGCTACGAATTCCAAGTTAGGGTTCCTCTGTCCTATCTTGAATACCTGCCTCCCTATCCTCCCGAATCCGTTAATCCCGATCCTGATCGGCATAAGGCATACTGAGGAGGAAAGTAAAAAGATTTCCTAAAGAAGGGGAGTTAGGAACTGACCCTTCTAGCGAATTCCTCGGCCACTCTCCTGTATCTCTCCATTTCCTCGGTGCCCATGGGCCTCACTTTCTTCAGGGCCTCCTCAAAGTGTTTCAATTGTATCTTTAGCTCGTCCTTGTGGGCTATTGCTTCCTTCGGATCCTTGTAATTGGAGATATGTTCCCTAAGAGCTATCAGGGCGGCCGTGTTCACCAAGTTCTCCAAGTCAGCGCCTGTGTATCCCTCAGTGCGCTTGGCCAGCTCCTCTAGATTCACATCGTCAGCGAGGGGCTTCCCCCTTGTGTGTATCCTGAGGATCTCCACCCTAGCCTTGTAGTCCGGCGGAGGGACATATATCAGCCTGTCGAACCTACCGGGCCTCAGGAGAGCTGGATCCAGCAAGTCGGGCCTGTTAGTCGCTGCTATGACTACGACCTTCCTCAGCTCCTCAAGACCATCCATCTCAGTCAGTAACTGGCTGATTATCCTCTCAGTCACCCTAGAATCGCCAGCAGCCCCCCTCACCGGGGCGATGGAGTCTATCTCATCGAAGAATACTATGGCCGGAGCCGCCTGCCTCGCCTTCCTGAATATCTCCCTTATGGCCTTCTCGCTCTCTCCCACCCACTTGCTGAGTATCTCGGGGCCCTTCACGCTTATGAAGTTCGCCTCGCTCTCGTTGGCAACAGCCTTTGCCAGCAACGTTTTACCGGTTCCAGGAGGACCGTAGAGGAGAATGCCCTTGGGCTGCTTGGCACCGCTAGCCTCGAAGAGCTCCGGGTACCTGAGAGGCCACTCGACCGCCATCCTGAGCTCCTCCTTGACCTCTTCAAGGCCTCCTATGTCCTCCCACTTCACATTAGGTACCTGGACTACTACCTCCCTCAAAGCTGACGGAGTTATATCCTTCAGAGCATCAAGGAAGTCTTGCATCGTCACTTGAAGTTTTTCCAAGACCTCAGCCGGGATCTCCTCGCTCTCGAATAGGTTCACCTCCTTCATGAGCCTCCTTAGAGCCCTCATAGCCGCCTCCTTGGCTAAGGCCGCGAGGTCAGCGCCCACGAACCCGTGGGTTATCTCAGCCAACTTATCGAGATCTACATCGTCTGAGAGGGGCATTCCCCTAGTGTGTATCTGCAGTATCTCCTTCCTGCCCTCCCTATCCGGCACCCCTATCTCTATCTCCCTGTCGAACCTGCCAGGCCTCCTTAGTGCTGGATCTATGGCATTAGGCCTGTTCGTAGCCCCAATAACTATTACCTCTCCCCTACCCTTCAGGCCATCCATGAGAGCGAGGAGCTGGGCCACTACACGCCTCTCAACCTCTCCAGTCACCTCCTCCCTCTTGGGAGCGATCGCATCTATCTCATCTATGAATATTATCGAGGGAGCGTTCTTCTCAGCCTCCTCGAATATCTCCCTGAGCCTCTTCTCGCTCTCACCGTAGTACTTGGACATTATCTCCGGGCCCGAGATGCTTATGAAGTGGGCGTTGCTCTCGTTGGCAACAGCCTTCGCCAGCAACGTTTTACCGCAGCCCGGTGGTCCATAGAGCAGCACGCCCTTGGGCGGCTCAATGCCAAGCTTTTGGAAGAGCTCCGGATGTCTTAGAGGTAACTCTACCATCTCCCTTATCTTCTGGATGGCATCCTTGAGGCCTCCTATATCCTCATAAGTGACTCTGGGGATCTTCCTCTCCTCTGGAGCTGGTTTCTCGCTTATCTCTATGTCAGTATCCGGACCGACTATCACAGCATCGGCCACAGGCTGTATTCCCACAACCACTAGTTCTATCCTAGTTCCCAGAACGTTGATCGGTATCCTGTCCCCTCTAGTGAGAGGCCTCCCTTCGAGTAGTCTCTTCAGGTACTCCTCCCCGCCCAGTAATCTCATGGGCTCTGTCGGGGCCAGCAGCACCTTTCTAGCAGGCTTGGCTATGGCCTTTCTCACCCTGACGGTGTCGTCTATGGCCACACCAGCGTTCCTCCTCGTGTAACCATCAATTCTGATGATGCCCTTCCCATAATCGGCCGAATAAGACGGCCAAGCCCGGGCGGCGGTCACCTTGGTACCTTCAATCAGGACCACATCGCCCGTCTCTATGCCCAGCTCTGACATGGTCTCTGGCTCCAACCTAGCGATGCCCCTGCCCACGTCTTGAGAGTGTGCTTCCGCCACACGGAGTGTAACGTACTTCCTCTCGGATGACATCAAATCACCTCCTCCCATAAAAAGGATGGAAACCGGATGCTCACTCCACCTTTATCCTAGTGCCCTCCTCCTTGATAGGCTCCTTAGGCTTCAGGGTTATCTCCAAGATGCCGTTATTATATCTAGCCTTGGCGGTCTTCGGATCTACCTCAACCGGCAGCTCTACTTGGGTTCTGTACTTCCTATCGCCGTTCTCCGCCTTGATCTTGACTATCTTCTCCGTCGCCTCCACTTCTATCTTGTCCTTGGTGACTCCAGGTATCTCCGCTATGACCTTCACCTCGTTTGCCTTGTCGTCCACGACAATGTCGACGAAGGGCTCCCTGTATCCAGCCTCCTCTATTACCGGAGGCTTGACATTACCGAACCTTCTCACTATGGGCTTGCCATCAGGACCTATGGTTATACTGAATCCATACACATAAGGACCGCGGATCTCACCCTCGCCCTTCATACCGGCGAAAATCTCGTCGATCATCTTCTCGAGCTCCTCAAAGTCCTTCTCCATATCCTCGAGAATCCTCCTCCAGTACCTGTCCCACCACATACTCTCGACCTCCCATTATCCGTTAAGTTAAGTTAATATAAAAACTTTTCCAAATTTAGCGTGAAAATCTCTTCAGATTCCGGAGGATCTCCTCCCTCATCCAGAGTAGATGAGACTCTACAGACTCCAGTTCCAGCAATAAGGTATCTATATCTTGTATCAAGTTGGATGTCCTCGTCACTGTCTCGCTAAAGGAATTGAGGTTGCTCAAACTCTCCAGCCTTGATCTGATTTCGTCGAATCTCTCCCTTATGTCCTTAGATGGAGAGGTTGAAGTTGGTTCTATCTCCAGTGCCCTTATCTGGAGGGAGTCCTCTGTCAAAGTCACGACTAGGCGTATTGAACGTGATATCTTGTAGTACTTCCTAGGCCTCCCAGGCCCCATGTTGACCGAGTAAGATTCAACTATACCCAAGGATTCAAGTTCCCTCATGTGCTTTAGGGCAGCAGGCGGAGTTATACCCAGCATATCAGCTATCTCCTTAAGGGTTAGAGGCTTCCTCGTTAGCATAGATACTATTCTTCTCCTAGTCTCACCTGATAGGGCCTCGATTATGTCCTCGGCTCTCATTTCCCATCTGGTAAAATAGTATATAAGGAATTATTTAAGCATTTATTTGGATGTGTCAAGGACTACAACGTTCAATAACTAGTTTAACTGAAACGTGAGGCGGCTCCTCGGGTGAGAACTTGACCTTAAAGGAGGAGATCGATGCTAGGGTCTCTCCAGGCGTCGCTTCATCTAGGGGCGTTGCAACCATTGGTGTTATGGCTGCTCTGGTGGCAGTAGCCACGATGGTGATCCAGATCCCCACACCAGCGACTCAAGGTTACATAAACCTAGGAGATACCATCGTCATGCTCTCGGGGATCCTCTTCGGGTCCGTGGTGGGATCCCTCTCGGGCGGAATAGGATCGGCATTAGCGGACCTGCTAAGTGGATACGGTCACTGGGCACCGTTCACTTTGGTGATAAAGGGTGTAGAGGGATTCCTAGCGGGCATTGCCAAAGGGAAGGGCAATGTGATCTCCTTGCTCATCTTAGCCGTTGCTGGTGCTGAGATGGTAGCTGGTTACTTCGTAGTGGAATGGTACCTCTACGGCCTAGGAGGGGCCCTTCAGGAGGTGCCAGGTAACACATTCCAAGCAGTATCGGGAATAGTTTTCTCCTACCTGCTCGCCCCCGTCATCAGGAGGGCGTTAGGGGAATGGTCGTGAAACATAGGGGAAAGCTTCCCCCAGACTTCCTTTTCAGAAACATCATAGGGAAGCTACCGATCGAAGGTGATGGGATCCTGTTAGGCCCCTCCTTGGGCGAAGATGCCGCTATACTTGAGGTGAAAGAACCTCTGCTGGCTGTGCACTCAGATCCGGTGACAGGAGGCGGGAAGCTAGCTGGCTGGCTCTCTGTGTACGTGGCATCCAACGACATAGCGACAAGAGGTCTGAGTCCTAAGTGGCTACTCGTAGTCTTGCTTTTTAGGGATGGAGTGGATGAAAGCGAGATCTCTGAGCTAGTAGATCAGGTAGGGGAGGCGGCTAGGGAGATAGGTGCCGTGGTGATCGGCGGACACACAGAGATCACCCCCGGACTTCCGTTCAACATAGTGGTGACTACAGCCATGGGTGCTGGCGGGGTTGTTCTCAACACCAGAGACGCCAAGGAGGGCGACTCCCTCATCCTGACCAAAGCTGCCGCATTGGAAGGGACCGCCATCCTAGCCACCGAGCTGAGAGGCCTCTTGGAGGAGAAGGGCGTGGATCCTCATATCCTAGACAGGGCATCTGGGTTCATAAGGGAGATAAGCGTTGTGAGGGATGCTATGTTAGCTGCTAACCTAGCTAGGGCGATGCACGATCCTACAGAGGGTGGACTTATCGGGGGAGTCCAAGAGATGGCTCTAGCCTCGGGGAACGGATTCGTAATATATGAGGAGAACATACCCCTGAGAGAAGAAACGCTCGCTGTATGCGAGGCGCTGGAGATAGATCCTTTGAGGCTGATAAGCTCGGGGAGCCTCCTCATATCCGTGAGCGAGGAAAGGACAGACGAGTTGATCAGCGAGCTCAGGAGGGAGGGGATAGAGGCCTCCGTAATAGGCAGATTAACGGGGAGAGGGGAGGGGATGAGGCTCGTAAGAGCCAACGGTATGGTAGAGGATGTCAGTGAGCCTGTGATGGATGAGCTGTGGAGGGTCCTTCCCTCCTGAACCATTCAATTAAAGATCCCACCTTCTTTTATGTTTAAAAAATAAACCCAGCTGGAGTTCGGGGATTCCCTTGGAGGTCGTGGCATGCGTTAAGTTGGTTTACGATGAGACCCAGATGCCTGTGGAGGGGGATCGCCTCTTAGTGGATCAAGCTCCCGTGAAGATTAGTGATATAGACAGGAATGCTATCGAGGAAGCTGTCAAGATAAAGGAGGAGCTTGGTGGAAGAGTGACTCTAGCTGTCGTTGTTACAGGACCCTTAGATGAGGCTATCTTGAAGGAGGCCCTCGCCATGGGGGCTGATAGAGCTCTAATCGTGGAAGGAGATGCCGTTAAAGGGCATAATCCCTATAGGACAGCTCAAGCCATAGTGAAAGCCTTGAAGAGAGACGGAATCGATCCCAATCTTGTGGTGTGCGGGGAAGGCTCTTCCGATCAGTACAGCTGTGCCCTGCCAGCGATGATCGCCGAGATGCTATCCCTCCCGGTGGCGACATTCGTGGGGAAGCTGGAGGTAAAGGAGGGCAAGCTAGTGGTGGAGAGATACTTAGAAGGGGGCTTCGAGACAGCGGAAGTTCCACTCCCCGCGGTCATCTCAGTAACCTCGGAGGTCAATGAGCCTAGGATCCCGACGGTCCTCCAGATAATGAAGGCCGGCAAGAAGGAGAGGAGCTCGGTAGATGCCTCTGAACTTGATCTGAAGTTTCCACCCATCGAGCTGGTGGAGATAAAGGCTTACGTGAAGGAGAGGAGAAGGGAGAAGGTTGAGGGAAGCGTGAACGAGGTGGTAGATAGGATAGTGAAAGTCCTAGAGGAGAAGGGGGTGATCTGATGAAGATAGTTGTGGCCTCCGACCCGTCCAATCTGCCCAAGCTGGTTGGTGCCGCTAAGTCCCTGTCTCCCGAGGTCATTGAGGCTGTAAGTACTGACAGGGTCTCTATACCAGTTGACAAGCTCGTAATCGCTGATCTGACCCTTAATGACTGCTGGACCAGCGCCTTGAGTGAGAGGGAATTCGATTTGATGCTTCTTCCCTCAACGAGGGACTTCAAGGAGATAGGGGCTAGAGTGGCCGCTCGCAAAGGTATTTCTTACCTGTCAGATGTCCAAGAGCTCGAGCTAGGCGATCAATTGGTGGTATCGAGGATGGTGTTCAGCGGGAGGGGCATAGAGAAGCTGAAGGCTCCTCTTCCCGCTGTCATCACTATAGAATTGGATGCATTCGAGCCTATTTCCGAGGGTGGGGGCCCCTCTTCAGTAGAGGAGTTGAAGGTGGATTGTTCCCCGAGGATCAACTTGCTTGAGAGGAGGGAGAGGGAGGCAGAGGTCGACCTCTCAAAGGCCGAGATAATAGTGTCCGTCGGCAGGGGTCTCAAGAAGAAGGAGGATCTAGAGATGATAAGGGAGTTAGCATCCCTTCTGGGCGCGGAGATCGCGTGCACTAGACCCATCTCTGCGGACTTCAAGTGGCTGCCCGAGGAGAGGCATGTTGGAATGACCGGTGTGAGAGTGAAGCCGAGGATCTACCTAGCCTTGGGTATCTCCGGCCAGATACAGCATGTGGTCGGTTTCAGGGACGCAGAAACTGTTATATCAGTAAACACGGATCCTGATGCTCCTATATCAGAGGTGAGCGACTACTTCGTTGTGGCCGATCTTTACGAGGTGGTCCCCAAGCTGATAGAGGAGATAAGGAATAAAAGAGGCTCCTAGGGTTTAAAACTGATTTTAATCCTCCAGCAGTTCCCCTCCTAACACTTTTATCGCGTCCTCTACTCCCTCTTTCGGGCCGGTCAGGATTAGGATATCGCCCTCTCTGAGAATCTCCTCGTCCTTAGGTGCGTATATCCACCTAACTCCCCTCTTTATAGCAAGTATCCACATACCTGTCTTCTCCTCTAGGTCTAGATCCTCTATCCTCCATCCCACCGCCTCGCTGTCCTCCCTCAGTGCTACCCTCACCACGGTATCCTCGCTCTCCTCCAC harbors:
- a CDS encoding electron transfer flavoprotein subunit alpha/FixB family protein; translated protein: MKIVVASDPSNLPKLVGAAKSLSPEVIEAVSTDRVSIPVDKLVIADLTLNDCWTSALSEREFDLMLLPSTRDFKEIGARVAARKGISYLSDVQELELGDQLVVSRMVFSGRGIEKLKAPLPAVITIELDAFEPISEGGGPSSVEELKVDCSPRINLLERREREAEVDLSKAEIIVSVGRGLKKKEDLEMIRELASLLGAEIACTRPISADFKWLPEERHVGMTGVRVKPRIYLALGISGQIQHVVGFRDAETVISVNTDPDAPISEVSDYFVVADLYEVVPKLIEEIRNKRGS